Proteins encoded together in one Scheffersomyces stipitis CBS 6054 chromosome 5, complete sequence window:
- the PAK3 gene encoding ser/thr protein kinase (go_function protein kinase activity; ATP binding~go_process protein amino acid phosphorylation) → MLKSSTMTPASSGRVITNGYSTSPLSKSPTSPTGSKLLLESLASNSHTYTLDSPVSSYSVLGKDYFQSGKEPIYEGANGIVRKATDRTRTLTLIIKRIKQRDQSTQHYKKSVIMEYDTIRACNHKNIVQILDIAVIPDSSDLCLVYPYYPKGDLLDLMCQVRRFKIETSASLKDSVFKQILKGVNYLHSKNIIHRDLKTENCLIDADGVIKIADFGYALNLNDDRFKGYLKENPVEFYCGTASFKAPELFVIEDEINKEEFSFDQYLENIEVMKYVDYWSLGIIYLNIYLMKSPWNNANALDPKNIAFTKYQKYYPENDSQLSLIIKDLNRSSSSFSNNPALALFKNLHYDSREYILGMLNPTPDRRLSPKEVLDSNWLSQVYSPPKDLVNLIKSK, encoded by the coding sequence ATGCTCAAGTCTAGCACTATGACACCAGCTTCCAGTGGAAGAGTGATCACTAATGGTTACAGCACCAGTCCATTACTGAAGAGCCccacttctccaactgGATCAAAACTATTATTGGAATCGCTTGCTTCCAACAGCCATACATATACGCTTGATTCGCCAGTGTCCTCCTACTCAGTTCTTGGGAAGGACTACTTTCAGTCAGGAAAGGAGCCGATCTACGAAGGTGCTAACGGGATTGTCCGAAAAGCTACGGATAGGACACGGACACTAACGTTGATCATAAAAAGGATCAAACAGAGAGACCAGTCTACTCAGCACTACAAGAAGTCTGTTATTATGGAATATGATACCATCAGAGCCTGTAACCACAAGAACATCGTCCAGATTTTGGACATCGCTGTTATTCCCGATTCATCTGATTTGTGCTTAGTGTACCCATACTACCCTAAGGGTGACCTTCTAGACTTGATGTGTCAGGTGAGAAGGTTTAAGATCGAAACGTCGGCAAGCTTGAAGGATTCTGTTTTCAAACAGATCTTGAAGGGAGTCAACTACTTGCATTCCAAGAACATCATCCATCGTGATTTGAAGACAGAAAACTGCTTGATAGATGCTGACGGGGTTATTAAAATTGCTGATTTCGGGTATGCTTTGAATCTTAACGATGACCGATTCAAGGGCTACTTGAAAGAGAACCCCGTTGAATTCTATTGTGGAACTGCAAGTTTCAAGGCCCCAGAGTTGTTCgttattgaagatgaaatcaacaaggaagagTTCTCGTTTGACCAATACTTGGAGAATATCGAGGTGATGAAGTATGTGGACTACTGGTCTCTAGGCATAATATACTTGAACATATACTTGATGAAGTCTCCCTGGAACAATGCAAATGCACTCGATCCGAAGAACATCGCATTTACAAAGTACCAAAAATACTATCCCGAGAATGATTCACAGCTTTCCCTTATAatcaaggacttgaacaGGAGCTCTTCGTCATTTAGCAACAACCCTGCCTTGgccttgttcaagaatttgcaTTACGATTCCAGAGAGTATATTCTTGGAATGTTGAATCCAACGCCGGATAGACGGTTGTCTCCCAAGGAAGTTCTCGATTCCAATTGGCTTAGCCAGGTTTATTCACCACCAAAAGACTTGGTTAACTTGATAAAATCAAAGTAG
- a CDS encoding predicted protein yields the protein MTQFSSINKRKESQDKDSLDRSIIGANQTIINSKLKIAKINNANSSNVNSKKQVRLPSASPTTELSSNDSSQKPGFNKKTSKRGKSANDVSESAKGNELSYSSDMENNFDEFYNKVILKIVQENEGVDSLIQALKSFKLDL from the coding sequence ATGACCcaattttcttctatcaatAAGAGAAAAGAATCACAGGACAAAGACTCTTTGGACCGAAGCATCATCGGCGCCAATCAGACCATCATCAATTCAAAGTTaaagattgcaaaaattaACAATGCAAATTCTAGCAATGTCAATTCAAAGAAACAGGTTAGACTTCCATCTGCTAGTCCAACAACGGAATTGTCTTCAAATGACTCTTCACAAAAACCTGGCTTCAATaagaaaacttcaaagagAGGTAAATCTGCTAATGATGTTTCTGAAAGTGCAAAAGGCAATGAATTGAGCTACCTGCTGGATATGGAGAACAACTTTGATGAATTCTACAACAAGGtcattttgaagattgtacaagaaaatgaaggAGTTGATTCACTTATACAAGCACTAAAATCGTTTAAGTTGGATTTGTGA